A DNA window from Paramormyrops kingsleyae isolate MSU_618 chromosome 10, PKINGS_0.4, whole genome shotgun sequence contains the following coding sequences:
- the arl2 gene encoding ADP-ribosylation factor-like protein 2, which produces MGLLTILKKMKHKEREMRLLMLGLDNAGKTTILKKFNGEDVSTISPTLGFNIKTLEHRGFKLNIWDVGGQKSLRSYWRNYFESTDGLVWVVDSADKLRLADCRQELSALLLEERLAGATLLVFANKQDLPGALSKDEIREALALDNIKTHHWCIIGCSAVTGENLLNGVDWLLNDIAARIFTAD; this is translated from the exons ATGGGTTTACTCAccattttaaagaaaatgaaGCACAAAGAACGAGAGATGCGACTTTTGATGCT agGTCTTGACAATGCAGGAAAAACAACcatattaaaaaaattcaaCGGGGAAGATGTCAGCACTATTTCCCCTACCCTTGGATTTAATATAAAAACTCTTGAACACAGAGG GTTTAAACTCAACATATGGGACGTTGGTGGTCAGAAATCCCTGCGCTCCTATTGGAGAAACTATTTTGAGAGCACAGATGGGCTGGTGTGGGTCGTCGACAGCGCAGACAAACTGCGACTTGCGGACTGCAGACAGGAGCTCAGTGCACTCCTCCTGGAAGAG CGTTTGGCTGGGGCGACTCTGCTGGTGTTTGCCAACAAACAGGATCTGCCTGGGGCGCTGTCCAAAGATGAAATACGAGAG GCTTTGGCTTTGGATAATATTAAGACGCATCACTGGTGCATCATTGGATGCAGTGCTGTGACTGGTGAGAACCTGCTGAATGGTGTAGATTGGCTACTCAATGACATCGCAGCAAGAATATTTACTGCGGACTAA
- the LOC111835002 gene encoding uncharacterized protein has translation MTIGKTRKKSLKFLDRADGSYWLLDEMEVPREGELIQQEQDQGRMGSGDEREGHSTPSRAQSDNREPDIFDFDTGMMEDDGTAALLRRKPSRLSSRWRRRSGSKKWPNCRAEVHSANKENMPPPGHMTEVPAHTETTEPAKPVLLHLSMKGDEDDKVLISEKESKNGQHAEEEIKAVKKKSLRNYTRAIDRAFRRGWETFVANLNSVTLSPISSSSPSSRSPTEIHHRSSLAESR, from the exons ATGACGATTGGCAAGACTCGTAAGAAGTCCCTCAAGTTCCTGGACCGGGCCGACGGCTCTTACTGGCTCCTGGATGAAATGGAGGTGCCAAGGGAGGGAGAGCTGATACAACAGGAGCAAGACCAAGGGAGGATGGGAAGCGGAGATGAGCGAGAGGGACATTCCACGCCATCGCGAGCGCAGAGTGACAATCGCGAGCCAGACATTTTTGATTTCGATACAGGCATGATGGAGGACGACGGGACGGCCGCACTGCTGAGGAGGAAACCAAGTCGCCTCAGCAGCCGGTGGAGACGGCGGAGCGGCTCCAAGAAATGGCCAAACTGTCGTGCGGAGGTCCATTCTGCCAACAAGGAAAATATGCCCCCCCCAGGGCACATGACGGAGGTACCGGCACACACCGAGACAACGGAGCCGGCCAAGCCAGTTCTGCTCCATTTGTCTATGAAAGGTGATGAAGATGATAAGGTTCTGATTTCTGAGAAGGAAAGCAAGAACGGCCAGCATGCAGAGGAGGAGATAAAAGCAGTGAAGAAGAAAAGCCTGAGGAATTACACACGG GCTATTGACCGAGCTTTCCGCAGAGGCTGGGAGACCTTTGTTGCCAACCTGAATAGTGTGACTCTCAGTCCTATCTCCTCTTCATCGCCCTCCTCGCGCTCACCAACAGAAATCCACCACCGTTCCTCACTTGCGGAATCCAGATAG
- the batf2 gene encoding basic leucine zipper transcriptional factor ATF-like 2 produces the protein MLLLMDSKSQSQASFSEDENLHFVSALQVEESPDSFRKCRRRENNRAAAQRSRKKQTERADELHKELQSLEHSNAAYEKEIASLRQEIEKYAAALQQHEPHCSLHTFHHLEIPPHSSTSPAAPTLASNLAPVPASPPTPELQDSTVWSDILASIL, from the exons ATGTTGCTTTTAATGGATTCTAAATCGCAGAGTCAAGCGTCTTTTTCTGAGGATGAAAATTTACACTTTGTATCAGCACTG CAGGTAGAAGAATCACCGGACTCATTCAGGAAATGCAGGCGCAGAGAAAACAACCGGGCGGCAGCGCAGAGAAGCAGAAAGAAGCAGACGGAACGAGCGGACGAGCTGCACAAG GAGCTGCAGTCGCTGGAACATTCCAATGCGGCGTATGAAAAAGAGATAGCAAGCCTCCGACAGGAGATTGAGAAGTACGCAGCTGCCCTGCAGCAGCATGAGCCACACTGCTCCCTCCATACGTTCCACCACCTGGAAATTCCCCCTCACTCCTCCACTTCTCCTGCAGCCCCCACCCTCGCCTCTAATCTCGCCCCCGTCCCTGCCAGCCCCCCAACTCCAGAGCTCCAAGACTCTACAGTTTGGTCTGATATCTTGGCGTCCATCCTCTAG